In Vigna angularis cultivar LongXiaoDou No.4 chromosome 8, ASM1680809v1, whole genome shotgun sequence, one DNA window encodes the following:
- the LOC108346060 gene encoding uncharacterized protein LOC108346060 isoform X1: MNGRFPYGNNWDDISFRDWGQSQFNYYGQVPHHGRDFHHGGGTYVPRNGWDLHSAGGKYVPHHTPEPTIPALGPLHRPQPRLNCKICDVKLSGYKSIEEHNLGKKHQRMLKLREETDTRRISNGQIPNSQVDLAGQPKRILKSGENGCAEIKVISEATAAKHKNYVRKDKGVTPEVPADGKPRNNTSTQGGVKPEVPAHGKPRDDTSAQSYNFKRKIDGAKTGKYMKTNDGARRPMESSKLDTNSRSASVISPIQIPVSAPHPSVTSPVITSLPVEGSSFKFVHQRILTLQTQVWEGNEIPNPTVETRNHPHAASSSNINTQPKALSSDSAAKVIESSKMGYCKICEVHLLPPFRTKTLEIHNKGKRHQRMLRDQRELKLQQRLGSSNGKISNSHKNLVVQSKTVQITEIKQHTLTNMSSEASISERKSRRAKTGKHIKKSNGLRRPMESSKVNINSQLKSVEFPVQNSVPALAALPGPVASHIIAPTLLVESSLEPQVQHISSLKAPVLEGNEHYEIKYRNLEVTDQSHAPADSNIKIQAEDMGSDSATMAIVPSEGFMTSQVFAPSLDVASNFEPQTQHVLQTSVLGSKEFPEIDNLTLKTNYQPSTAARSSSEPQIEHVVHIETESQSSERTSDSESHNCVDEKNNQLVPSVLAEFNSPSCHHAISHSADGCSNHEQKMDIIMHQSGTTQQSQLAVCLNCGDVGFQETLVFCKKCQVYAIHRYCLDGPVIFTADVNWFCDCEPEVVDTSAKNVSLNSANISSQNSSERVKNKQGLQNMEAKTMALLSDNNSLSHHGLSQCSNNTEKEEFGKECQPAPKDEANNTEGSMILTVPHPIADPVWRGSLRLSCPSIHTVLGLLAHMSTLACSKVLEETKLFPDVLCPDLLSRTAVWPKSFMNCGPNDDSIALYFFPDTESVERSYDKLVDHMMSGDLAIRAVVENADLLIFPSVLLPIQCRRFQEKYYLWGVFRAKKNFTQYK, encoded by the exons ATG AATGGGAGGTTTCCATATGGAAATAACTGGGACGATATATCATTTAGAGATTGGGGTCAGAGCCAGTTTAACTACTATGGTCAAGTTCCTCATCATGGTAGGGATTTCCACCATGGTGGTGGTACATATGTACCTCGTAATGGTTGGGATTTGCACTCTGCTGGTGGTAAATATGTGCCTCATCATACTCCTGAACCAACTATTCCTGCTCTTGGACCATTACACCGGCCACAACCAAGGctaaattgtaaaatttgtgATGTTAAGTTGTCTGGTTACAAAAGTATTGAAGAACATAATCTTGGAAAGAAACATCAAAGAATGTTGAAGCTACGCGAGGAAACTGATACACGAAGAATATCAAATGGGCAGATTCCAAATTCTCAAGTGGATTTAGCAGGTCAACCTAAGAGAATTCTGAAATCTGGGGAAAATGGATGCGCAGAAATAAAAGTGATTTCTGAAGCTACTGCTGCCAAGCATAAGAATTATGTGCGGAAAGATAAAGGGGTTACTCCTGAAGTTCCGGCTGATGGGAAACCTAGGAATAATACTAGCACACAGGGTGGGGTTAAACCTGAAGTTCCAGCCCATGGGAAACCCAGGGATGACACAAGTGCACAGAGTTATAATTTCAAACGTAAGATCGATGGAGCCAAAACTGGTAAATACATGAAGACAAATGATGGAGCAAGAAGGCCCATGGAATCATCAAAACTTGATACTAATTCTCGGTCAGCTTCTGTAATATCTCCCATCCAAATTCCTGTATCTGCACCGCACCCATCTGTGACATCTCCTGTGATTACCTCATTACCTGTAGAGGGATCAAGTTTCAAATTTGTACATCAGCGTATCTTAACTCTTCAAACACAAGTATGGGAAGGTAATGAGATTCCAAATCCTACTGTAGAAACAAGAAATCATCCACATGCGGCTTCGTCTTCAAATATTAACACCCAACCTAAAGCTTTGTCTTCTGATTCGGCAGCAAAAGTAATAGAATCATCAAAAATGGGATACTGTAAAATTTGTGAGGTTCATCTACTGCCCCCTTTCAGAACAAAGACTTTAGAAATACATAACAAAGGAAAGAGACATCAAAGAATGTTGAGAGATCAAAGAGAGTTGAAACTACAACAGAGATTAGGGAGTTCAAATGGGAAAATTTCAAATTCTCATAAGAATTTGGTAGTTCAATCTAAGACAGTTCAGATAACTGAAATAAAACAGCACACGTTAACAAATATGAGTTCTGAGGCTAGTATTTCGGAGCGGAAGAGCAGAAGAGCCAAAACAGGTAAACACATAAAGAAGAGCAATGGGTTAAGAAGACCCATGGAATCATCAAAAGTCAATATCAATTCCCAATTAAAATCTGTAGAATTTCCTGTACAAAACTCAGTACCAGCATTAGCAGCGCTGCCTGGGCCTGTGGCATCTCACATAATTGCACCAACACTTTTAGTGGAGTCAAGTCTTGAGCCACAAGTTCAACACATTTCATCATTGAAGGCACCTGTATTAGAGGGCAATGAGCATTATGAGATTAAATATCGAAATTTAGAAGTGACTGATCAATCACATGCCCCTGCAGATTCTAATATTAAAATCCAAGCTGAAGATATGGGTTCTGATTCTGCCACAATGGCAATAGTACCATCAGAAGGGTTTATGACATCTCAGGTATTTGCACCATCCCTGGACGTGGCATCTAATTTTGAACCTCAAACTCAACATGTTTTACAGACATCTGTGTTAGGAAGCAAAGAATTTCCAGAGATTGATAATCTCACTTTGAAAACAAATTATCAGCCATCAACAGCAGCAAGATCAAGTTCTGAACCTCAAATTGAACATGTTGTACATATTGAAACAGAATCTCAGTCATCAGAACGCACAAGTGATTCTGAGAGCCATAATTGTGTTGATGAGAAAAACAATCAGCTGGTGCCATCAGTTCTAGCAGAGTTCAATTCTCCTTCATGTCATCATGCTATCAGCCACTCTGCGGATGGATGTTCTAATCATGAACAAAAGATGGATATTATCATGCATCAGTCAGGGACCACTCAGCAGTCTCAG TTGGCTGTTTGTCTTAATTGTGGCGATGTAGGCTTTCAAGAGACACTTGTCTTTTGCAAGAAGTGTCAGGTTTATGCCATTCATAG ATATTGTTTAGATGGGCCTGTGATTTTTACCGCTGATGTTAATTGGTTTTGTGATTGTGAGCCCGAGGTAGTAGATACATCTGCAAAAAATGTCTCTCTAAACTCAGCAAATATTTCATCTCAAAATAGCAGTGAGAGAGTAAAGAACAAGCAAGGGCTACAAAATATGGAAGCTAAAACAATGGCACTGTTATCTGACAATAATAGCTTGTCTCATCATGGGCTGTCTCAATGCAGTAACAACACTGAAAAGGAAGAGTTTGGGAAAGAGTGTCAACCAGCTCCAAAAGATGAAGCTAATAATACTGAGGGGTCTATGATTCTGACTGTTCCACATCCTATTGCAGATCCAGTCTGGAG GGGAAGTCTGCGCCTCTCCTGCCCTAGTATTCATACGGTTCTTGGGCTTTTAGCCCATATGTCCACTTTAGCATGTTCCAAAGTTTTGGAGGAGACAAAACTTTTCCCTGATGTTCTTTGCCCAGACTTGCTCTCAAGAACTGCGGTGTGGCCGAAGTCCTTCATGAATTGTGGTCCAAATGATGATAGCATTGCTCTTTATTTCTTTCCTGACACTGAAAG TGTTGAGAGGTCCTATGACAAGCTGGTTGATCACATGATGTCCGGTGACCTCGCCATAAGAGCTGTGGTTGAAAATGCAGATCTTCTAATTTTTCCTTCCGTGTTACTCCCTATCCAATGCCGAA GATTTCAAGAAAAATACTACTTGTGGGGGGTCTTCAGAGCAAAAAAGAACTTCACACAATACAAATGA
- the LOC108346060 gene encoding uncharacterized protein LOC108346060 isoform X2, whose translation MNGRFPYGNNWDDISFRDWGQSQFNYYGQVPHHGRDFHHGGGTYVPRNGWDLHSAGGKYVPHHTPEPTIPALGPLHRPQPRLNCKICDVKLSGYKSIEEHNLGKKHQRMLKLREETDTRRISNGQIPNSQVDLAGQPKRILKSGENGCAEIKVISEATAAKHKNYVRKDKGVTPEVPADGKPRNNTSTQGGVKPEVPAHGKPRDDTSAQSYNFKRKIDGAKTGKYMKTNDGARRPMESSKLDTNSRSASVISPIQIPVSAPHPSVTSPVITSLPVEGSSFKFVHQRILTLQTQVWEGNEIPNPTVETRNHPHAASSSNINTQPKALSSDSAAKVIESSKMGYCKICEVHLLPPFRTKTLEIHNKGKRHQRMLRDQRELKLQQRLGSSNGKISNSHKNLVVQSKTVQITEIKQHTLTNMSSEASISERKSRRAKTGKHIKKSNGLRRPMESSKVNINSQLKSVEFPVQNSVPALAALPGPVASHIIAPTLLVESSLEPQVQHISSLKAPVLEGNEHYEIKYRNLEVTDQSHAPADSNIKIQAEDMGSDSATMAIVPSEGFMTSQVFAPSLDVASNFEPQTQHVLQTSVLGSKEFPEIDNLTLKTNYQPSTAARSSSEPQIEHVVHIETESQSSERTSDSESHNCVDEKNNQLVPSVLAEFNSPSCHHAISHSADGCSNHEQKMDIIMHQSGTTQQSQLAVCLNCGDVGFQETLVFCKKCQVYAIHSNNTEKEEFGKECQPAPKDEANNTEGSMILTVPHPIADPVWRGSLRLSCPSIHTVLGLLAHMSTLACSKVLEETKLFPDVLCPDLLSRTAVWPKSFMNCGPNDDSIALYFFPDTESVERSYDKLVDHMMSGDLAIRAVVENADLLIFPSVLLPIQCRRFQEKYYLWGVFRAKKNFTQYK comes from the exons ATG AATGGGAGGTTTCCATATGGAAATAACTGGGACGATATATCATTTAGAGATTGGGGTCAGAGCCAGTTTAACTACTATGGTCAAGTTCCTCATCATGGTAGGGATTTCCACCATGGTGGTGGTACATATGTACCTCGTAATGGTTGGGATTTGCACTCTGCTGGTGGTAAATATGTGCCTCATCATACTCCTGAACCAACTATTCCTGCTCTTGGACCATTACACCGGCCACAACCAAGGctaaattgtaaaatttgtgATGTTAAGTTGTCTGGTTACAAAAGTATTGAAGAACATAATCTTGGAAAGAAACATCAAAGAATGTTGAAGCTACGCGAGGAAACTGATACACGAAGAATATCAAATGGGCAGATTCCAAATTCTCAAGTGGATTTAGCAGGTCAACCTAAGAGAATTCTGAAATCTGGGGAAAATGGATGCGCAGAAATAAAAGTGATTTCTGAAGCTACTGCTGCCAAGCATAAGAATTATGTGCGGAAAGATAAAGGGGTTACTCCTGAAGTTCCGGCTGATGGGAAACCTAGGAATAATACTAGCACACAGGGTGGGGTTAAACCTGAAGTTCCAGCCCATGGGAAACCCAGGGATGACACAAGTGCACAGAGTTATAATTTCAAACGTAAGATCGATGGAGCCAAAACTGGTAAATACATGAAGACAAATGATGGAGCAAGAAGGCCCATGGAATCATCAAAACTTGATACTAATTCTCGGTCAGCTTCTGTAATATCTCCCATCCAAATTCCTGTATCTGCACCGCACCCATCTGTGACATCTCCTGTGATTACCTCATTACCTGTAGAGGGATCAAGTTTCAAATTTGTACATCAGCGTATCTTAACTCTTCAAACACAAGTATGGGAAGGTAATGAGATTCCAAATCCTACTGTAGAAACAAGAAATCATCCACATGCGGCTTCGTCTTCAAATATTAACACCCAACCTAAAGCTTTGTCTTCTGATTCGGCAGCAAAAGTAATAGAATCATCAAAAATGGGATACTGTAAAATTTGTGAGGTTCATCTACTGCCCCCTTTCAGAACAAAGACTTTAGAAATACATAACAAAGGAAAGAGACATCAAAGAATGTTGAGAGATCAAAGAGAGTTGAAACTACAACAGAGATTAGGGAGTTCAAATGGGAAAATTTCAAATTCTCATAAGAATTTGGTAGTTCAATCTAAGACAGTTCAGATAACTGAAATAAAACAGCACACGTTAACAAATATGAGTTCTGAGGCTAGTATTTCGGAGCGGAAGAGCAGAAGAGCCAAAACAGGTAAACACATAAAGAAGAGCAATGGGTTAAGAAGACCCATGGAATCATCAAAAGTCAATATCAATTCCCAATTAAAATCTGTAGAATTTCCTGTACAAAACTCAGTACCAGCATTAGCAGCGCTGCCTGGGCCTGTGGCATCTCACATAATTGCACCAACACTTTTAGTGGAGTCAAGTCTTGAGCCACAAGTTCAACACATTTCATCATTGAAGGCACCTGTATTAGAGGGCAATGAGCATTATGAGATTAAATATCGAAATTTAGAAGTGACTGATCAATCACATGCCCCTGCAGATTCTAATATTAAAATCCAAGCTGAAGATATGGGTTCTGATTCTGCCACAATGGCAATAGTACCATCAGAAGGGTTTATGACATCTCAGGTATTTGCACCATCCCTGGACGTGGCATCTAATTTTGAACCTCAAACTCAACATGTTTTACAGACATCTGTGTTAGGAAGCAAAGAATTTCCAGAGATTGATAATCTCACTTTGAAAACAAATTATCAGCCATCAACAGCAGCAAGATCAAGTTCTGAACCTCAAATTGAACATGTTGTACATATTGAAACAGAATCTCAGTCATCAGAACGCACAAGTGATTCTGAGAGCCATAATTGTGTTGATGAGAAAAACAATCAGCTGGTGCCATCAGTTCTAGCAGAGTTCAATTCTCCTTCATGTCATCATGCTATCAGCCACTCTGCGGATGGATGTTCTAATCATGAACAAAAGATGGATATTATCATGCATCAGTCAGGGACCACTCAGCAGTCTCAG TTGGCTGTTTGTCTTAATTGTGGCGATGTAGGCTTTCAAGAGACACTTGTCTTTTGCAAGAAGTGTCAGGTTTATGCCATTCATAG TAACAACACTGAAAAGGAAGAGTTTGGGAAAGAGTGTCAACCAGCTCCAAAAGATGAAGCTAATAATACTGAGGGGTCTATGATTCTGACTGTTCCACATCCTATTGCAGATCCAGTCTGGAG GGGAAGTCTGCGCCTCTCCTGCCCTAGTATTCATACGGTTCTTGGGCTTTTAGCCCATATGTCCACTTTAGCATGTTCCAAAGTTTTGGAGGAGACAAAACTTTTCCCTGATGTTCTTTGCCCAGACTTGCTCTCAAGAACTGCGGTGTGGCCGAAGTCCTTCATGAATTGTGGTCCAAATGATGATAGCATTGCTCTTTATTTCTTTCCTGACACTGAAAG TGTTGAGAGGTCCTATGACAAGCTGGTTGATCACATGATGTCCGGTGACCTCGCCATAAGAGCTGTGGTTGAAAATGCAGATCTTCTAATTTTTCCTTCCGTGTTACTCCCTATCCAATGCCGAA GATTTCAAGAAAAATACTACTTGTGGGGGGTCTTCAGAGCAAAAAAGAACTTCACACAATACAAATGA
- the LOC128193765 gene encoding uncharacterized protein LOC128193765 encodes MEKQVYVRHSCRTKYLAHVNTLLTDVQKTLIQTTPFAWLLSIDVDAKMSRTLLLELCSRWSERRGGFEVRSVFIPFTKLDLCLGLGVRVNGEMFKLFKDEVDCHTRRLFDTIDVSVHNVYEEIQKHIKGDEVSDVCRLYLLLGLSEFFFPNRGGKVPLGLFELLDDLSCIGKYNWGRVIYEYLVSSLCDVALCVGKRQNRSHCHVVGCVFALQIWAMEHVLYGQKKLAKTNSCLPRILHWIHVKVGEAEIEKAFLCNEVITEIYVSNEEMCTEIVKEGLDGHHNAGLKENLQRRSMADIVAENEALVAIIVDQEASIGKLEKMVDNLAMVVAQKRQQFDDVTNSNSNKKCDMLVHEFGTSSSQEHYEVEVSSIGKSNSKKESEIEGDRVDKSNSENVFDVTPAVGKSFIENDGDVLGHAEMDTEKSDIYTRLKAQPRKCVRSVLLKTPWTRLDRKNHRRIV; translated from the exons ATGGAGAAACAG GTTTATGTACGGCATTCATGCAGGACAAAATACTTGGCACATGTGAACACATTATTAACAGATGTGCAAAAGACATTGATACAAACAACTCCTTTTGCATGGCTATTGTCCATTGATGTGGATGCCAAAATGAGTAGGACACTACTTTTAGAATTGTGTAGTAGATGGTCAGAGAGGAGGGGCGGGTTTGAAGTTAGGTCTGTCTTTATTCCATTCACCAAGTTAGACCTTTGTTtaggtttaggggttagggttaaTGGAGAGATGTTTAAGTTGTTTAAAGACGAAGTTGATTGTCATACTAGGAGATTGTTTGACACAATTGATGTAAGTGTTCATAATGTTTATGAAGAAATTCAAAAGCATATAAAAGGGGATGAAGTAAGTGATGTTTGtagattatatttattgttaggGTTGAGTGAGTTTTTCTTCCCAAATAGAGGTGGAAAAGTTCCCTTaggtttatttgaattattagatGATTTATCCTGTATTGGAAAATATAACTGGGGGCGTGTTATTTATGAGTATTTGGTTTCTAGTTTGTGTGATGTTGCACTGTGTGTGGGAAAGAGACAAAACAGATCACACTGTCATGTGGTTGGTTGTGTATTTGCATTACAG ATCTGGGCAATGGAACATGTTTTGTACGGTCAGAAGAAGTTGGCTAAAACAAATAGTTGTTTACCTAGAATCCTTCATTGGATACATGTTAAAGTTGGTGAAGCAGAAATTGAGAAAGCCTTTCTGTGTAATGAA gTGATTACCGAGATATATGTAAGCAATGAAGAGATGTGTACTGAAATAGTCAAAGAAGGCTTAGATGGTCATCACAATGCTGGATTGAAGGAGAACTTGCAAAGGCGATCTATGGCTGATATTGTGGCAGAAAATGAAGCTTTGGTTGCTATCATTGTTGACCAAGAGGCATCCATTGGCAAGCTGGAGAAAATGGTTGACAACCTGGCAATGGTTGTTGCACAAAAGCGGCAACAATTTGATGATGTTACGAATTCAAATTCGAATAAAAAGTGTGACATGTTAGTTCATGAATTTGGGACAAGTAGTTCACAGGAACATTATGAGGTAGAAGTATCATCTATTGGGAAGTCAAATTCAAAGAAAGAGTCAGAGATTGAAGGTGATCGTGTGGATAAGTCCAATTCTGAGAATGTTTTTGATGTTACACCTGCTGTTGGAAAAAGTTTCATTGAAAATGATGGTGATGTTTTAGGTCATGCAGAGATGGATACTGAAAAATCTGACATCTACACGCGTTTAAAAGCTCAACCTAGGAAGTGTGTTAGAAGTGTTCTTCTGAAAACCCCTTGGACAAGATTAGATAGGAAAAATCATAGGCGCATTGTATAG